The Rhododendron vialii isolate Sample 1 chromosome 3a, ASM3025357v1 nucleotide sequence ggaaaaaatgagaagaaaaagaaaggacaaaGGATCTTCAAGAGAATTCTGATGCAACTGCTTGTACTAGAGCAAGTCGTCTGCTCTGATCAGTCTTATCATCCACCAGGCATAAAAGATGTGATCACCAAGGGAAACATGTGGGAAGAATCTGGAATTGTGGCCAAAGCCCAAAGATGTGACAGTTCCAAAACGCAATTGGGTATTGTGGTGGGTTTGGTTTTAGGAACGCTCATGTGGATTAGGAGTTTCCATAATGTTGAATTTAGTAAGTTTCTATATGAGAAATGACCAAAACCATTTTGATGTCAACATAGGGGTGTAGATCATATGTAAGATCAACAGCACGACGAGACAAATGACAATAAATGTTGAGAAAACCACAGAAAGCATACCCTTGACTCTAACGAGTTTGTTACTGTGCAGGACTACTCTGGGAAAGGGAAGACCATCAACGGCTCCACGTGGAAGAGACTTTGAACATGTACAACTTCTGTGAACACTTTTCTTTGGAATAAAAAAGTGCATGTTGTAGGGGCCAGGGGGGTTTTAGGCTTTCAAAGCTGGATATGATTATCTAATCATGCAATACCCATCTGCCGCCATATACTAACCAAACATATGGGCATATTTCAAAGGATGTTCCACACTGTATTTACAGCACCTAAAGACATGAACAATTGATCAAATCAAAGCAAGCCTTTTGAAAATCTTTCCACCAACCCCATATGGGATACTACAtgcctatccaaaaaaaaacccgaaatgGGACACACATCACCAACTGAGTCAAGAATATAAATACCAAAACGAGAGTGCAAACCTTTAAATGGATTTCAGACGGTAAAATTTATTGAAGGGCATACCAGTTCCAAGACAGTATTTGCATCTTTTACGTTCTTGCTGTTTTACATTATTTATTTCCACCACCATCAAAGCTGAGATCACTCCAACTGCACCCCCAGAGAATGATGCCACAATAGGATCAACATCACTGCAGTTGAACAAAGTGATCCCTAAGGGCTAAAAATAAGAAGCAAATTCTATTCTCACCGAGTAATAATAGAAAACATTCAAAGTTATAAATTGGGGTACAAGAAAAAGCAGAACTGGTAACATTTACATAAATGGTACATGAACATACAAGCATACCTCAACTGCATTGGCAGATGCATACTGCTAATGAAGTCTGCATATGATGTACCTCCTATTCCCAACTTTAGCTCCAGCTGAGAGAATAAACTGGTTAGAAGCTGGATGGGCTATATGACACTCTACCAGATCTAAAAAAATCCAACAAAGCCTTCTTCTAAGTGGGACAGTAAACAAGTCTCTTCGAGAACCAAGACAATGTTAACATGTTTTGTTCTCGTGGTTCCTACAACAGACTAGTTTGTAGACATATCACGGAATATAAATCTCACAGCCCTTCAAAAGACAATAACAGGCTGTGGTGTGAGATAAATCTGCATATCCCTGTCGCAGACTGGCTTCAGCTAGGCTCTCGAGCTTTTTAATGTGTTGAActttttccccaaaatcagGCCAAACCTTGGGCCAGCTCACTCAAGCCAAGTTCTAGATACCTAGACCAGGTCCTTCCCAAGGGGGTCCAGTCAACACTCAGCCAGAACTTTAGCACCCTAATTCTTTTACACATTTAAGAGGAGAATTGATACACAACaagaataagaaaaagagagaggcaaTAGTTGGTTGTTGGCAGCCGATATAATGTTGCCTATCTTTGACGGGGTCGATCATTCCTGGTATTTGAATATCGGACTAGGACTCAGGTCAGTAGATCCTAATTTCTTACAAAGATGACTTATTACCCACGGGAAAAATATGATGTGAAGCACATGTATCAGAGAAACACAAATTGAGAATGTAACAGACCAAGAATAAGGTTTGATGGCAACAAATTTACAACATCCGCACTTAATGATAATATCATATTAGCACAGAATATTCTGCAAAGTGGAtagtgaaaacggaaagaataaaaatggttaaattttcTCTAACAAGGGGTAATGTCCTAAAGTTATTCGATAACTTGGTGCTCAATTCTTATAGCCTAGTGCAAGAAAACTTACAGTAGGAGCTAGAAGACCACCAAAAATGATAATCCCGGCAATGAGAGAGAAGCAAGAAGCATAGTACAGCTTAAGATTTGCTGAGCTCTGCATGAAATAAACATGTCAATCAAATATACCAAGATCTCTTGAAGGCCAGCAAAGGAATTGAATTTCTATgatgaaaaaaaggaaaatagtgtCATCAAGTCACTGTTGCATGATGCATGGATTGTAAGAATTACCAATGGAGGCAAGAAGGGAATGAAGGAAGGGAAGTCTGGGAGTTCATTTTCTTGCTCATCCTTTTGGATTCCAAGTTCAACATTTTTCAGTCTCTGTTGTATTCTGAGACGACGAACCTGTGATTGATTTTGAGGATATTACATATTAGCAATATGATGCCTCAAATATAAGATGAAGGTCACCAATCCAGGCATCTAATttgcaaaataataaaaactgaTCAGGATCACAAGGTTCCGCATTATTTTCACATGACACGACTGGATCAACAACCAGGCTGACAGTTCTGTAAGAACAGACAAACAAATAAGAAAGCACTGTAAAGTTCTATTTTAAGAATAAAAGAGCTAAGATACATCATGCATGCATGAACCATGTCACGAAGTATGTTTCCGAATAGTCCAAGCATTTCTAGTTAGCCCACTCTTCCGGTCGAAAAACGACGTCAACGAAGGCAAGTTGGAACACTATTACGAGGCGGCACTGTAACTTTCCATGAATTTCCCCTAGGTCACTCAACAAATGAACATTGCTTATTTCTTTGTTTGAGGACCGACTAATCAAATGATATATCTGTTCCAATtattcccttttcttcttcctctgaaTCAAACTTTTCCTTGCCATAATGATTCGGTTTCTGTCAGTATCCATGATACAAGTTGGATCCCAGATGCAAAAATATAAGAAAGTGGACCTCCTTCCCATTGAAAGAAATGCAATTATTGCAGATATGACACACAGAAATATAAAATCAACCAAATTTACCCAATATAAAAGCATAGAAGACTATCACTTTAACTGCTGTTGGATATACACTTCGCAAACATACTAGTGAGCTCATATCTAGAATCACGACACATAGGTGAATGATTTCAATATGATACACAAAATTGAAAGCTTCACACTCCTGCCCCAAAGTAAAGGAGCAACAAGGGAACAAGAGGGAGAAATAAGATTTTGCATGTCAAATGGAATCACCAAAACCATGAGCACAAAGAGAAGCTGATGGTTCTGTACAAATCATGGAATTCTCCCGAAAATTGGTGCAAGACTTTAACAATTATGTTAAAGACCAGAGAAGCCAATACTAGAATGGCCCTGTCCCCGGCAGGGTAAATCAACTCTAGTAGAAAATTCAAACTCTAAGGCCTCATTTTGGTGAAAGTTTTAAGTGCTGGAAAGGAAACAGAATGGTACAAGTTAAAGCTGCAAAAAAAGGGTCTTGAACATAACTGTGGTCTCCATAAATAGTAAGATGCGCTCACAGTGGATGGAAACTGCTCAGGAACAAGTATTTCTTTGGGCTATAGAATTTGACTGACAGAAGAAGATTCATACTTACCCCCAGAGAAAAGAGGTGAAGAAAAGATGGCCAAAAGAGGCATCAAATAAGGATCCTAACCAAACCTATTGTATGCACTAATATCATGTAACAGTAATTTTCCAAACGATACCATCACCTACTAAGATATCCCTTTCAATTCCAAACAGTAGAAGTAACCAAGAAAAGTGAATTTACAGACTATGATCAGCCACTCGAGGAGATTTTGGGTCAGCTGAGCACTGACAATATTACCCTGAGTGGTGGGTGCACACTGCACATATACAAGTTAGTTTCATCTAACGCTAGAGCATAGGGAAACACATGCTCTGAATAACAACCAGACTAGCACTCTTTTCTGTATCTTAAATAAAATGCTCGGTCTTGCTTGGTACTTATTCCCATGCTGGAATACTAGTGTTGCGGAGTAACAAAGTACCTTACACAACGGCATATGCTATATTGCAGCGTGAGATTCATATGAACCAAACTGAGAATGCAAACCAGGGTCAGAGGAGAACCTCTACGTGCCATTAAGGCAAAAACTAAGCTTTACCCAGCCAATGCCTCCTAGTTTGCCAATTGGACAGGATGACTGCTAGGGCACATCCTTTACCTTATCAAATGAGGTGAACTCAACTCGTTCACTTAATTGGTCTGTTAGAAACTAGAGTTCTCACAATGTGCCCAACTAAAAATTAATCACATGCACCCTTGCTGAGTAGTCCCCTATACAAGTCTCCCACGCAAGTTCAACTATTATCCTTAAGTTGGCCAATGATAAAATCACGCATGCTCCACCTCTTACccaaagatgtatttgtaaatCGAACAGTTGTTCTTGGAGTTATACATAGCCAGAAGCAACAGGGCTCCGGTTAAAGCAGAAACAGTGGGAGTACATGTGGAAAAGAtgataaatataaaattttcatcctGTTCGACCGTTGCACAAAGCTCATGAGAAAAGCATGACAGCATCATTAAAGAGGACAAGAAACAGCAAGTTCTACCCATGAAGCTTACCTCCTCcatatgtaaaaatattttgtttcgaCGACTTCTAATGTTATCTTGAATTTCTCTTAGTTCCATTGTGGCAAAATCCTGCACTGTTTCAGGTCCTTCAATGATGCAAAACCTGCACCCGACAACACAACACATGATGAGCAATCTAACCAAGCAATTTAATTGCGCTTTTTGCGCTTCATTCTAACAGGTTAAGTAATTTATGTGCCAAATAAGAAGATCAAGCAACTTTATACCCCTAATTATGCAGGAAAATTAAGCACTCTTTTTTCAGACTATTCAAACAAAAGTCCAATACTGATAAAAAGTACAACTGACAAGTATTCTCCATAACAAATGCGGGGCCACCATAGAACCAAGATTTGGCACGTGATTCTCAATTTCCGAAAATCATAGTTTTTCCGTTAATTATGAAGTCTGTTTTCAAATAGTCACTCTAAAATTTCATATGTGCTCGCTTAAGTATTGTATGGTGCCTGTTTTCTTTTCCCGTCTGAATCGAATTCCTGCATCTTTTCAACCATAATTCTGctttaaaaaattgcactttcaGATTCTTCCTTCATTCATACTACTCTCTCACTCCTcttgtttcttctctcttcttatCTTCTTTAGGGACTGCAATCGCCACTCTGTCATTGTGTCCTACCTATCGTAATCCTACTAGGTGTATAGTTAATGACATTTCCAACTGTCACATCACACTTGATCACCTGCAATAAGGTTTTCTCCACCTTTGATATGAATCCAATTAAACGAACTACTTTGCCCCTCGTAAATCAATCACCTACTCCACCACCGCTCCATCCGAACAACAATTGCTATTTGATAGGGGTTAGGGATGGCCGTGCTATTCGGAAATAATTGGAGGAGTTAAAAGTGTAATCAGGAGTTCGTTGAGTGACTGGTATAGAGTGAGAGTGTTCCAATTATTCGGAATAGCATGGCCATCCCCAACTCCTCTCACTATCCTACCTTTCAACTAAACTAAAACCTCCTTtaattcaagttcaaatcacAGCAACACAATAGTTCACCAACTATAAATGCAAAAGTCAGATGCCCATATACTTGGAACGGGAATAGTGAGTATTGATTACCCGGCGGCGTTGATATCGGCTGGCTCGGAGTCAACTGGAGGAGCAAACGAAGAGCTCTCGGCCTCCGACGCCATGGATCGCCGCCATCTGTTGTTTGATCTGAGCTTTCGTTGAACAAATCTCGCGTTCGATCGTAGGGAATTTGTCTGTAAAAGCGGCGACGTAGGGTACGAAACAGCCAAGAGCCGACTTGAGCAAACCATCGCGGCCTCTGATggctcactcactctctctctctctctctctctagaggaGTATCGTTTCTTGCAGCGGTTTCCGGGCGGCAACGATTTTTACGAGTTGGTCTTTGGGAAGGAAGCTCGCTATGTACTCACTCCATTTCAATCTAATAATAGgccctggttttttttttttttttttttaaactttccgGTCAAAAGCTCTAACTTGGGAAAGCGAGGGAAGAGAAGTGGTAGAAAAATGTTACTCATCCCGCCCCAATTTAATTAGTGTctaataggataaaaaaaaaaacctatattaattgtatttttaaaatgataataaattttatatcgaatataaatcttgtttgatagatatcggttggttctataatacaatatcttaaaaatcacataaaatattataaattacaatacataatcagttaaaaaataatacgAACTTCTAAAAAGGAGAGTTAAATTTGAATGCAGGGATTGCTTAAAAAGTATCCTACCGCATCAGAATGTGgtgccccaaattttttttttctaccaaCTACACATACGTGATTGGTTAGAAAAAGGGATGCTGTCATGTGGTGTCACATggacattgaataattactctgaAGCAAGGCGATGTGGCATTCCAAAAGTGTTGCGATTGATAGGGAATCGGAGGTGCTTTAGTGTATTCGCCGCACTGCTACAAGGTGAAGTGTGGTTAATCCGATCGTCCATGTTGGCACGGAGCTCCTACAAATTCGAGTCGTCCATTGTTCGGATtaaaatttgagccgttcattgccgaaatggacggccAAATTGGCcacactacacgtgtagtgcggggTGCACTACACCACCCCGAGTCCGATGGATAGATGAGTACGACGGCGGACCTAGGATTTATATTTTGGGGCGGCCGCTGGTTAATGAAAATTCACTTGTAttgttaatatatatatatatatatatatatatatatatttttttttttttttttttttaaattgtgaaGAGAAAGGTTAAGTTGTGAATACGATATTGATATTGATATTTGTTTGTTATTGAAAAGAATAAAGACTTGATTCCATTTTCTTGTGATCTTTAAATGAAAATACATTCTTTTATGATACGAACCATTCACTTTTTAAATTGctattttttcatcatttttatgaaaaatcaaattgtttGGAAACCAAAAAATTCCTAATCTATAAGTATAAAATAGCATTATTTACGAAATCGGGGATGGTCCGTGCCACTCTCCCCCTCTACTTAGCTCGGCCTATGACGGCTGAGCTCATGACTTTGGTGTGGGTATTTTTTAAAGGACAAATGGGCATGTGGAATTTCATGTGTCGTATGAGCATTACTTTACTAAATAATCTCATGCAAACTACAAATCCTTGAGCACGGTAAAATAGCTTAAATCCTTGAACACGAAATAATCACTCGGGGACGAATAGGGAGTTCGAAACGGGGATAGTTATATCTGCCCCAATCTAACCCGTTGCCATCACTACTTTATGGTTCGCAATATACCATCGGAAAATTTGATGGAATGGGTATTTTGAGTGGATGAAATTTGGGGGCTCAAAACAGAAATCAATTCGGGTCTCAAATCTAGTGGCTTAGAATTTGATTGGTGTTTGGCGGGTTTTAATCGTTTTCTGTGTGTGGGGCCAATTCCATATACCCGCCACATCCTGAAGCAAGGATAGGATATGAGAGGGACATAATTCACGTCTCTCTCTGTACAATTGAGCATAATGTTGTTCAGGGtgggtttgaattaaaaaattgagtaacttatttttttgtttttattcaaaatttttttttgcatttattagttttgtgttaaatttttatgatttattgattcgtctcgacgagagaaattgaaaaagtaaaaaaatttgatcgaaactcataatttttgaataaagacaaaaataagtcaataagtcagtttttatttatttattcttgtctttttgaaaaaaattatgagtttcgatcaaaaaattttatttttcctattcctctcgccgagacgaattaataagtcacaaaagtttgacacaaaactaacaaatgcaaaaaaaaatttgaataaagacaaaaaaaagagttattGTTCCACTTTTAAAGCcagaattttcttcttcttttttgggtgggccttcattcttttctttcttttgtttgatggaaaatgctaaaaagaACCTGTGGTCTTTCGTTAAAGTTGAAAAGCGTATTGAAATATGCAAAAAGTAAATAAGGATGTGTGAAAGTGTACAGAGAATAgtaaaaagtgtattggatatttttttggggtcaTTTTATTTAGCTTAATCAAAGCTCAGTAGGCTTCCGATAGCAGGACTTTTGTCTGATTACTCAGCATGAAGTCAAGAATTGAACCAACTGTTTCTTTCACAAGGCCACCACACCCTCTTCGGACTTGGAGTCCTTGCAGTGCAGGAGTGCACTAAAATATTGTAATGTGTGATCTGAGTCATTCATCTCAATTAGTAATGATTTAGATTTGATCTCGACTTTGGAAGATCTGAGTTGTTCATTgccgaaataaaattttaaacaattgataaccaaaatgaacggctccgattgTGCACTACACCCCTGTCCCTGTGCATCATGCACTAGAGGAACCTCGATTCTTCCTTGCTCTTCGTGTTTAAATCCATGAAAATATGACCAGTAGAAATATATGTTTGCTTTGGAAATAAATCAGATTTTGAACACAgtttcttacttaagtaatatttcaattttgagAAACTTCTTGTAATCAAAATATTACtcaaggtaccggtaccaaacAAATAGAATTGAAATCCAAAAGGCAGCTCTGCTACCGGTACCAAGAAAAGGCTGCTACCGATACCAAACGTCCTGAACTAAACTCCAAGAGCAACTGCTACTACTACCGCTACCTCAAGAAGCTTGACACCGGTAGCACCTGGgcattttctgcagatttttgtacCCCACTGCGTTTTAACTTAGGGGTATTTAAGAACTTTTGTAACACTTTTTTAAGGGCTATAAATAGTTTCTAACCCCATTTCATTAGGTTATCTACCCTTTAGCACTTACTCTCTCTACTTCCCTATTCTTCCTCCCTTTTCTAGCTCTCTTTTCTCTTCAAAGGAACAAGGATTTCTAAGTATACTATTTTGCCACTAAAACTAATGCAAGACACACTAACAAGGATTTCAAAGTTAATGCAAGACACACTAACGCAGCTTCTTACCGATTGCCCCTCTAAAATGCCTAAGATTGCCCCTCTAAAATGACCCTTAGGCAATCGCACCAATTACTTCACTACACTATCCATTGTATATCTTTCTCTATCACGTTTGTTAGAGTATTTGTATTTTGCAATATAGAAGAAGATGAGTATTGCAGGACAGAGAAAGTAAAAATCATGtctcattttaaaaattatgtaagAGAGATTGTACAACTAAGCACAAAATTGAGTACATATGTACACAAACATATCGCAAGGAAACGCATATTAggttacaaaaaaatttgggcgTCAAGCGAGTAACACATGAGTCGTGACAGGGCCCGTCGGCGATCTTAGCCGTCCAAATGTGGATTGGACagctctctcttcctttttttataCTCTATATTCTGGATCATTCAAAAAATACTTGGACGGCTGGGATCGCCGAGGGGTACCACTTGTATGGTACCCGTCCGGCACTCAAAAACTTCTCCTATCAACTTGCAAGGTGCACATCACTAGGTAGGTTCTCACTTTAATGACATGTGAAGAAGTCAACTCATTTGCAGTCCAAATTACTGAACTATAGAGAAATTTACGGAAACAAGGATGGTGTTGGGCGGGGGGAGCGGGGCGTGCCCATTTTCGAAATTGGCTAGTACATATCAGGGTAGGTTCTCACTTTAATGACATGTAATGTGTACATCACTGAGTAGTTGAAAAAAACTCTCGTTTTTGGCAAAGGCGTGAATGCGTAAtgcgcgggcgtgccaagacttgtagcgcctaacttttgatgaagattcCCGTGAATCTTGACTTCGAACGTAAGAGCGATTGTGTGTGACCCAAAGGTTAAAGATCACAATGAGATTCGTAGTTTGCCACACGGTTGTGGACTTCaaatttcctagtcgtataggaaatggAACGTAAAAacgtgaactttattactccgggataataaagtttgattacaagaaaagtaaaaatccaaactacttgatgaagtgagtttgaatggggtttgAGCACACAGTACTCGATAGgctactttgctgaaagtaggaaagtatgcttcgctgggaagggtTTGGTTGTAAGCGTTGAGAtttgattggtgttggaccCTTTTTCCGTCCTCAATTCTGCTATTTATAGGCTCCAAGGTTGTGcagaaaaaagtaaatttttcccaggtccactataccactttccaaaccccataagtccacttctaaattttataacctcctaagtccactaacctattagtcAGGATATAATACCCCTGtttagtctaatatacccctgtttttaaaaaactttttacCCCGTTTTTTCATCCAGTTCAAAAACATCTTGTTCAAAATTTTCCCAATCCCGGAAAAAACTCCCGAAAATTCTAGGGAGAATTCAACTACAAAACCCCTCTGCCCTCCCCCCCCTTCCCCCCTTTTTCAGAAGGAACAATACTGGACGAAACCTGGAAAATACTCCAAGCCCAAGACAGTTCGTGTAGAGCACTGGATCACTGTCGGCATTCTTCATTCAGCAATGGTCTCGCTTCTCCGCTCGTCGCCGTTCGTCGCCCTAATTGCAGTCGGACCTTCTTCGTAGTTCGTCGCCGTTCGTCACCCGATCTTCACCTGTTCTATTCCTGTGCTAGTGGTCGTTCTTTGCTCGTTCTTCGGACCTTAACGTTATATATTCCCCTTTTTCTATTTCGATCGATTCATCACCGTCATTCTGCATCCTCGTCGCTGTCGAAACCCTTCGGTTCATACCCATTGCCGTCAATCTCCTCTGTTTGCTTCGATCCATTCGGTATGTTTCTTAGAATACTAAAATTGAACTTTGgctatatggttatatatatttgttgtgTTGGTGTTTggtaaaattagggttttgattgtgtAACAGACAAGGGCTAGAGATTCAATGTGCTTATATCAAGTTATTGATAGTATATTTGGTCAAATTCAAGGACTGAAAGGAATAACAAAATCACCAAATCAATCGTTCTTGGAGAACAGGAATATATCATTCCCTGAAAACTATGTGCTAATAAGTTCTATAAAAAGGCTTCGTCtatacaaaagaaagaagagaaatgcGTGAGTTTGTGAAGATTATATACCTTGACAGAGACCCAGTCACCCATCGATTTTGATATAGGAATGTTTCTCCTCCTATACATGGTTATATGAACTAGCTTTTTCTACCCCTGAAATTGAAACCAAACTGTGGTCTCAAAAACATCtacaaattaaaaa carries:
- the LOC131320704 gene encoding protein ORANGE-GREEN, chloroplastic, with translation MVCSSRLLAVSYPTSPLLQTNSLRSNARFVQRKLRSNNRWRRSMASEAESSSFAPPVDSEPADINAAGFCIIEGPETVQDFATMELREIQDNIRSRRNKIFLHMEEVRRLRIQQRLKNVELGIQKDEQENELPDFPSFIPFLPPLSSANLKLYYASCFSLIAGIIIFGGLLAPTLELKLGIGGTSYADFISSMHLPMQLSDVDPIVASFSGGAVGVISALMVVEINNVKQQERKRCKYCLGTGYLACARCSSTGALVLIEPVSTVNGGNQPLAPPKTERCSNCSGSGKVMCPTCLCTGMAMASEHDPRIDPFD